Proteins found in one Oncorhynchus mykiss isolate Arlee chromosome 17, USDA_OmykA_1.1, whole genome shotgun sequence genomic segment:
- the LOC110493172 gene encoding 5-hydroxytryptamine receptor 3A isoform X1, with amino-acid sequence MVKRPVQMYYLTNGTVSPERVCSYQDVLDHLNLTRGNDVFTSTRPVLDHTHPTMVHLDVYLYAILAVIEKSQTFVPFIWIQLTWNNERIWWDPSQFCGISRVSVPKEMLWIPDLLIYEMIEKDDGPHSPYLYVSHDGIVLIEDEMKVVSTCKMDVHKFPFDTQRCNITFSSAIHIVTDIQLIPFSNSSRVTQASREVMQTQGEWEFLDMTVSRGKLILDREWDQISYTITMARRPLLHVINFLLPILFFLCLDLASFLISDQRGEKLGFKVTVLLAISVLLLILNDILPSMSNRTPLIATYCIVIFAFMLLSLLETILVTHLMERDSVHQETGIDRAPAYDCDNKPDHTPCHTCDSEEERRRGCCACICDVSGRKAPCEPLPVAEEVICSEQGESRLLLLILGDLRAVERTLALFASGRREGKPGYWTRVARRLNAAFFTVYLISVMLFISLMCKEWLN; translated from the exons GTACGGTGTCACCTGAGAGGGTGTGTAGTTATCAGGATGTTCTGGACCACCTGAACCTGACCAGAGGAAACGATGTGTTCACCTCCACGCGGCCCGTGCTCGACCACACACACCCAACCATGGTGCACCTGGATGTCTACCTGTACGCTATACTCGccgtg atTGAGAAGTCCCAGACCTTTGTTCCCTTCATCTGGATACAACTG accTGGAATAATGAGCGGATCTGGTGGGATCCTAGTCAGTTCTGTGGAATATCCAGGGTCTCCGTTCCCAAAGAGATGTTGTGGATACCAGACCTCTTAATCTATGAGAT GATAGAGAAGGATGATGGCCCTCACAGCCCATACCTGTATGTGTCCCATGATGGGATCGTCTTAATAGAGGACGAAATGAAGGTGGTCAGCACCTGTAAGATGGACGTCCACAAGTTCCCCTTTGACACACAGAGATGTAACATCACATTCAGCTCCGCCATACACATCG tgACAGATATACAGCTCATTCCTTTCTCTAACTCGTCCCGGGTCACCCAGGCTTCTCGTGAAGTCATGCAAACGCAGGGAGAGTGGGAGTTCCTGGACATGACTGTCTCCAGGGGCAAACTAATCTTAGATCGCGAGTGGGACCAGATCTCATACACT ATCACCATGGCGAGGAGGCCCCTCCTCCACGTCATCAATTTCCTGCTTCCCATCCTGTTCTTTCTGTGTCTGGACCTGGCCTCCTTCCTGATCTCAGACCAGCGGGGGGAGAAACTAGGCTTTAAGGTCACCGTGCTGCTGGCCATCTCTGTTTTGCTGCTCATCCTCAATGACATACTGCCCTCCATGTCAAACAGGACCCCTCTCATAg CGACCTACTGTATAGTGATCTTTGCCTTCATGTTGCTAAGCCTGTTGGAGACCATCTTAGTGACTCACCTGATGGAGAGAGATTCCGTACACCAAGAGACAGGTATAGACCGCGCCCCCGCATATGACTGTGACAACAAACCAGACCACACCCCCTGTCACACCTGTGACTCAG aggaggagaggaggcgtgGTTGCTGTGCCTGTATCTGTGATGTGTCTGGAAGAAAAGCTCCATGTGAACCATTGCCTGTTGCAGAAGAG GTCATCTGTAGCGAGCAAGGAGAGTCTCGCCTGCTGCTGTTGATTCTGGGGGACCTACGGGCGGTTGAGCGGACATTAGCGTTGTTCGCCAGTGGCAGGAGGGAGGGGAAACCTGGCTATTGGACCAGAGTGGCACGGCGCCTCAACGCCGCCTTCTTCACCGTCTACCTCATCTCTGTCATGCTCTTCATTAGCCTTATGTGTAAGGAGTGGTTAAATTAG
- the LOC110493172 gene encoding 5-hydroxytryptamine receptor 3A isoform X2, translated as MVLLFHTHSLYHCSTLTHMAGVMLWVTLLHLLFLSGTVSPERVCSYQDVLDHLNLTRGNDVFTSTRPVLDHTHPTMVHLDVYLYAILAVIEKSQTFVPFIWIQLTWNNERIWWDPSQFCGISRVSVPKEMLWIPDLLIYEMIEKDDGPHSPYLYVSHDGIVLIEDEMKVVSTCKMDVHKFPFDTQRCNITFSSAIHIVTDIQLIPFSNSSRVTQASREVMQTQGEWEFLDMTVSRGKLILDREWDQISYTITMARRPLLHVINFLLPILFFLCLDLASFLISDQRGEKLGFKVTVLLAISVLLLILNDILPSMSNRTPLIATYCIVIFAFMLLSLLETILVTHLMERDSVHQETEEERRRGCCACICDVSGRKAPCEPLPVAEEVICSEQGESRLLLLILGDLRAVERTLALFASGRREGKPGYWTRVARRLNAAFFTVYLISVMLFISLMCKEWLN; from the exons GTACGGTGTCACCTGAGAGGGTGTGTAGTTATCAGGATGTTCTGGACCACCTGAACCTGACCAGAGGAAACGATGTGTTCACCTCCACGCGGCCCGTGCTCGACCACACACACCCAACCATGGTGCACCTGGATGTCTACCTGTACGCTATACTCGccgtg atTGAGAAGTCCCAGACCTTTGTTCCCTTCATCTGGATACAACTG accTGGAATAATGAGCGGATCTGGTGGGATCCTAGTCAGTTCTGTGGAATATCCAGGGTCTCCGTTCCCAAAGAGATGTTGTGGATACCAGACCTCTTAATCTATGAGAT GATAGAGAAGGATGATGGCCCTCACAGCCCATACCTGTATGTGTCCCATGATGGGATCGTCTTAATAGAGGACGAAATGAAGGTGGTCAGCACCTGTAAGATGGACGTCCACAAGTTCCCCTTTGACACACAGAGATGTAACATCACATTCAGCTCCGCCATACACATCG tgACAGATATACAGCTCATTCCTTTCTCTAACTCGTCCCGGGTCACCCAGGCTTCTCGTGAAGTCATGCAAACGCAGGGAGAGTGGGAGTTCCTGGACATGACTGTCTCCAGGGGCAAACTAATCTTAGATCGCGAGTGGGACCAGATCTCATACACT ATCACCATGGCGAGGAGGCCCCTCCTCCACGTCATCAATTTCCTGCTTCCCATCCTGTTCTTTCTGTGTCTGGACCTGGCCTCCTTCCTGATCTCAGACCAGCGGGGGGAGAAACTAGGCTTTAAGGTCACCGTGCTGCTGGCCATCTCTGTTTTGCTGCTCATCCTCAATGACATACTGCCCTCCATGTCAAACAGGACCCCTCTCATAg CGACCTACTGTATAGTGATCTTTGCCTTCATGTTGCTAAGCCTGTTGGAGACCATCTTAGTGACTCACCTGATGGAGAGAGATTCCGTACACCAAGAGACAG aggaggagaggaggcgtgGTTGCTGTGCCTGTATCTGTGATGTGTCTGGAAGAAAAGCTCCATGTGAACCATTGCCTGTTGCAGAAGAG GTCATCTGTAGCGAGCAAGGAGAGTCTCGCCTGCTGCTGTTGATTCTGGGGGACCTACGGGCGGTTGAGCGGACATTAGCGTTGTTCGCCAGTGGCAGGAGGGAGGGGAAACCTGGCTATTGGACCAGAGTGGCACGGCGCCTCAACGCCGCCTTCTTCACCGTCTACCTCATCTCTGTCATGCTCTTCATTAGCCTTATGTGTAAGGAGTGGTTAAATTAG